AAGTGAAGCAAGAGTCGAATGAGATTACGATAAAACTTGACAAAAATCAGGACGTGATTAGGCGGGTCAATGAATTCAGTGTGTTATATGCAAATTTTGCTTTACATTGCACATGTATTTACTTTATTCTCGAAAGGTTTAAGCAATTACACTGGTTCTATGAAATACCGATGTGGCAATTTTTCAGTTGTCTTAGAGATATATTTTTGTCGTGCCAGCAAGTTTCTCACATGGATACCGATGGTAGATTGAAGATGCTGACTTCGATTGCCTATCAGAAGTTATACTCTAGCTTTTCTGCTTGCCTCTCGGAAAGGGACAGAAGAACTCTCGCTTTCATTATGAGCTCCATGCAGTGCTATAGCGTGGATATGGAAGTGCTGAGCCAATCTTTCCAGGCTTTCCTTGCGATTTTAAATGGTTGGAAGAGGGATGATGGCGAAAACACTTTGCCTGAGGAGCTAGCAGACCTCAAGGGCTTCATTGAAAAAGGAAGCTACGGTGCTGCAATAAACTGGGCGGAAAAAGGCTTTTCCGACAAGATTTCCATTGAGCAgttgtcttcttcaaatgttAGAAAAAGCATTGTCATTGCAACTGATAGAGGGTCCGACTGCAGCTCGGAGGTCATACGATTAGCCGAAGCTCATTCACAAAGCTTATCAGTTATAGCTTTGGGCTCCCCAGAGGGCACAGCTCACGCTGAGCAGGAAATTTCGTGCTGCGCCTCTAAGGGTGGATGGATCTTACTACAAAATATACAAATGTCAATGTCGTGGGTACAATCTTTTCTCGTCaagaagattgagcagCAGTTGGAGAACATGGATGTCTGGGAAaaggatttcaagatattcatGAGTTGCACTTTCTCGGGAGTCGCTTTGCCGCCGGCCATTTTACAACAAAGTTACAAAGTGACCGTCGAAGGGACGCCGACAATTCTTGAGCAAGTGAAAACTCTGTGGAAAACTCTTACGGCTCATTCCTCCGAAGCCTCCCCGCTAATAGTAGCTTGCAAGTTTCTTCTGGCCTGGTTCCACGCCATTCTCGATGCACGCAGTCGCCTGGTACCTGTAGGATTCGCGAAAAGTTATGATTTCAACGATTGCGATCTGCAGTCAGGACTCCGGCATATAAAAGACACGGTCAATGCGACTAAACATGAGACGATAGAACTGATATGCGAACAACTACATTTCAGCCTAGGCCGGATTATTTACGGAGGCAAAGTggacgacgacgaagatCTCAAGATTGTGCAAGAAATATGCCGCACCTTATTCCAGCCTGCAGCAATCAACTGCCTGACGAATCTCAATGAGGCTCATGAGTTTTTGCCGGGGCTGACGTTGCCAAAAGGACTAGCTGACGAGAAGGTTCTCTCGGCTTTTTTAGACCAGGTGTCTGAACCAACCAATTACTACACATCGTGGCTCGGCTTACCGGAAGACGCTATACACAGATTCGAATTCAATGCGATCCGCGACGCAGTGAGAGGCGCAATTGCCATTTTACAATGAATTAGACGTGTCCAAGTTGCTATATGCAGTTTGCCCATATAGGTGCTTATCAAGTgaaatattcttcttgagcttccGAGCTTCGAAAATGGTCGGAAAAAAAGCTGCAGCATCTCGCGTCTTCCGTAAAATGGCTGTGGGATAGTAAATATTTGAAGTGAAAAGGCCTACATTAGAGCAAACCATCATTTCCAACTCTGATGATAGTTTGTGCTTGATACCATATCAATTGCATTGAATTGGACAAGTACCATTGAAACGTCATTGAAGGAAATTTCtagcttcaagaattccGACCGCCTAACATTCGGTCGCTTCGGGCACTCTTAAGTAAGGCAAATGACTGTTGAGGAGTCTCTTAGGCCGAGAGGACTATCCAATCCTCGAGATTTCCAGGATGCAAATTTTTTGAAGCATCCTGGGAACCACCCTGTGGAACGATACCAAACAGGAATGTCTCGTGTTAGGTATGCCATGAGAAGCTATCTGACTAGGTTCACAGATAATCAATCGTCTAAGCTGTATGAGTGGCAAGCGAACCATAGAACCACGTATAGGGatatcttctttgcataCACCTCGCTGTTGGCATCACACACGTTCTACGTCCTTTGTCTACCGATTCCGGCGTTCATTGGGCAGGTCGATCTTGTTCGTGATATGGTCTACGTGCTAGGTTATTCGATATATCTGAGCGGATTCCTGAAGGATTACTGGTGTTTGCCGAGACCTCGCTCACCGCCGCTTCATCGAATAACGCTGAGTGCGTATACGGCGTTGGAGTATGGAGCGCCTAGTTCCCACTCAGCGAATGCTACTGGGGTGACCTTTCTGTTACTTTGGAACACATGGCGCAGTGCAACACTGGGCTGGTTTGGTAAGTCATTCTGCAGCATCCTGGCTCTGTGTTACTACCTCACGCTGGTTGCCGGCAGAATATACTGCGGGATGCATGGCCTTTTAGACATTATCAGCGGGGCTGCCATCGGCGTAGTCTGTTTTGCAGCGAGAATCGCTATCAAAAATTTGCTCAAAGATTTCAAGCTGGGAGATCATCTATGGTTCCCCTTTTTCAGCATTTCCTGGGGCTTGCTCTTGCTGTTCAAGCATGTTAGACCTATTGAAGAATGTCCCTGTTTCCAGGACAGCGTTGCATTTATCGGCGTGGTCAGCGGCTTCGAGTGCAGCGAGTGGTTGCTGGAGGTGCTGAAGATCACTTCAGATGGAGGAATGGGAATTCAAAAAGGGTTTCAGTACTTTATTTACAGATTGGTCGTTGGTGTAGCATGTGTTGCACTGTGGAAGTATTGCGTGAGCCAAACGTTGGTGTACTGCACATTGCTTGAAGTTCTGCGGCTCCCGGATGATAGACCGGAGAAAACAGCTGCGCACGCAGCGGCGaacgaggaggacgagTGTCCACTATACATTGGGGAACCCAAGATAGATATCATTGGACGATTTTTTATCTACGCGGGCATTCCCTTTGTGGTTCTCGTTATATGCCCCCCTTTGTTCAGTTTCTTAAACATAACATCCAGCTAAGGTACTCCGAGCTCTGCGATAAACCATTTTTCACTTAAACGCATTCTATAGAAGTGTTATTTTACTTATCTAGCCATCAAGAATCAAACATCGAAAACAAAAGATCAAACCGTTAACATATCCCAAATTCATATCAATTTATCTTTTCGATCCATGTACCAGATGCCTCCTGGCGGCCAAAGAAGCACTCAAAGGCCCGTAGGTCTTTGCGTTCTCCCTGTACTCTTTGAAAGTCGAGAAAGAGTTCCCTGGAGAGTTTTTGAAGACTGGCGCCACAATAGCAGAAGGAATGATTCTGCTTGAAGCTGCGACGGAGGCCCTAGCGGCCGCTACTTTAGTAGCTTGAGCAATCATTGTAAGAATTTATACCGAATCTTGTGGGGGATATAAGAGAACTGTTGACGTAAGTCTTACGGCCCATCACATCGTCTTTTATATATCTTTTGCAAACCGTCAATTTTGCGAAGAACAATCGGCATTCTTTGCAGCGGGTGGTCATGCATTAGCTGATAACAGCTATTCTCCAGTTGGCTCTGTCATCCCCGGTGCCAATATCTAAGAACTTAGACGGAAAAACAAGATTTAGATGATCCGTTCCTGCGTCTTTTCTCTGGCAACTTTCTCCCCCACCTGTGCCTGCCAAGAAACCGAGTTTTTCCGGTCCCGCCCTGAAAATGCTTATCTTGAAAAGTCTAAGCGACGGATCTTTGGGGACAAGAGGGCCTAGAAGCAACGGATATGGTGCCGTTGATCGCAGTCAATGCTCGATAAAGCCCGGTTGCCTCTCGCAATAGATGCTACAGCACGTGAAAGAGGCAAATGAGCTCGTCTTTCTAGTACTTACATACGTTCATACTGCAGGTACTACTATCATCTGAGTTAGCAAGCTTCTTTTGTACACTTATGCTGAGCGTAGTCCCAGGACCTCTGCATCCTTGTTTACGCACCCAGAATTACGTCTTGCTTGCACCCGCTTTACTGCAAGAATCACGGAAATTAGCAAGAAAAAGCACATTGGATCCTCGAGAACCCGTATATACTCTGATATTTGCCAAGAGAGAGTCCTGCAGCCCGCTGAAGGACAGGATTGCTCATCTTCGTAGCCTAGTGAGCTCGAGTTCTAGAAAGCTTGTTACTGTTACTAAGTAATTAATTGCAGTAGAAAAAGTTTGACATCGCAAGAAATTTCACCATCAATATAGTGAAAATTGAAAGCTTTCAGAGGATCGAGATCATCGAATATTTGTCTGATCTGGTCTAGTGGATATTGGCTGCTTTGATAAAGGTAGCTGCAGAGTACCTAGTTCTGTATATTATTGAATTATTCTGGTTCGGCGATTGATGAACACATCGGAGGTAATTAGAGCTGAGGAGATAGATTACGAGTCGTTACCGGCCAATGCCTCTCTAGCGAGCCAGTTGATGGCAGGAGCTTTCGCTGGTATCATGGAACACTCTGTGATGTTCCCCATagatgctttgaagacgCGAATACAGTCTGCGAGCAGTGGTGCCGCTACATCAGGACTCCTGTCGCAAATAAGCAAGATTTCCACCGCGGAGGGTTCATTGGCGCTATGGAAGGGAGTGCAATCCGTTATCCTAGGGGCGGGACCTGCTCACGCTATCTACTTTGCGACTTATGAGTTTTCCAAATCCCGTTTAATAGATCCTGAAGATTACCAAACACACCAACCGTTCAAAACTGCTGTTAGCGGCACTTTTGCCACGATAGCGGCAGATGCATTAATGAACCCCTTCGATACGATCAAGCAAAGGATGCAATTGGACACATCATCCACCATGATGAACGTCGCAAGGCAAATATACCAGAGAGAGGGCTTTAGTGCGTTCTATTACTCGTATCCGACCACTATAGCAATGAACATTCCATTTgcagctttcaatttcgTCATATATGAATCATCTgccaaatttttcaaccCAACAAACGATTATAACCCTTTGATACACTGTCTCTGTGGTGGTATAAGTGGTGCAACGTGTGCCGCTATAACCACCCCGTTGGACTGCATAAAGACAGTTCTACAGGTGAGAGGCAGTGAAACCGTTTCGTTAGAGGTGTTCAAGGCAGCTGATTCTTTTACCAAGGCCACGAAAGCTATTTTCAAGATTCGCGGTTGGAGAGGGTTCTGGCGTGGTCTAAAACCTAGAATCATCGCTAATATGCCGGCAACGGCAATCTCATGGACAGCATACGAATGTGCTAAACATTTTTTCAACCCGAGTAATTGAATACCATTTGCATACACACCTTCGCCCAGGACACTCATTTAAGCGTTCGCTGCATGTAATTTGTTTATCGCATCTTGTAAATTTCTCTGCAGACTCTTTGACTGTAACTATTCAGCCGTGGAGATTCAAGTGTAGGTGTCGTCTTTCGAGCACCGTGTCCTTTCTGTTTATTACAGCACCTATTACAATTCACATAGATACATAATATATTACGTTTGAACAACAAGAGGTCATTTGAGTATTATGCCACTTGCCTTTGACCTGCCATGCTTTGCTAAAGAGCAAGTGGGATCCATCCAACAACACCAAAGGACAGCTTATCCCAAGATTAAACACGGGAGCACAGAGGCGTCTGATGCCGATGGAGCGAGATAATGGTTCTGCTCCTACTTCAGATTTAGGgaattttgatcttcagaGTTGCAGTCAGCTGCAAAGTTCTCGCGATTGTTCTGGTGAAGACTGATGCCTGATTTTACAGTCTTTATTCTGCTTGTTTGAGCGGAGAGGGCCATCTGCTACGTCATGCTCGATCTGTTGTTAACGTCTCTCCTTAATTGGTTGATATCCGTGCTATTTCGATGAATGCTGCCTATGTCTGATACCACAGGATAGTTAGGATCCGTGGATATAAAACGCTCTCTAGCTATATCATCGTCCCATTCACTAagctcatcagcagcttcatcggAAGCGCTTTTAACATCGGGAGTTTGAAGTATGCTTCCGTAGTCAACCCAATGACTGCCCTgtccttgatcttcaaatctgaAGCCCTGATTGAGCCGCCGCATTCTTGAGAGGGAATTTGCCCTGGCCATTTGCGAACTACTGGCAAATGGCTCGAAATTTCGGTAGTTGTAGTAAGATGGTCCCATGAGCGTGTACTTAAAGTCCCATATCAAATCCCCGCCTCCAAAGCAGTCCCTCACAGCTATCCAATATTTGAGTCTGGCACACTGAGGCAGTCTCTCGGATGAATACTCCGTCCATGGAAACGCAATCCAGTGTAATATTGCAAATCCAATCATTTCGACGCATAGAAGACCGTTCTGGTAAACGTACCCCGTATCAAAGCCCTTCGTGCTCCTTAATTTGCCATAATGCGCCAGGATTCTGATAATAATGCCTTGCCAATACGACGcaaagatgatgagcttcaCGCATAGAAACTTGCTCCATGGATTAAATTTCTTGAGATCATTATAAAGACATTTCCAGAATATAGCCAAGTTGTAGAGCGACCATGTAACGGATATATTATACAGCACCAGCAAAATCGTCTCCAAGAGGGGAAAACTCCAGATAATGCAAACCAGACTTAATAGGCAGTAGACCGGCTTGAACCACACATATTGCAGAATGCCTCTCTTGACCATCAAGAAGTCGGCAGGGTCTGAAAGATCGATTTTCCTAATGAATCTCCCCACCAGTGGGATCGCATGGGTAGAGGGTATATGCTCCAGGCATATCTCCGTAATTATACGGTGCTCACCTCCCAGTATCAGCGTcaaaagtgaaaagaaCGTGTAGATCACGAATGCTTCGTACACCTCTCTAATTGGGTCCAAATACAAGCGAGAGATGTCGGGACTTAACGTGGCTGCGAGACACGTTATACTGAAGATAGGAACCAGCAACTGTACTCTAATGGCTAATCGCTGTTCGCTCGGTTTCCGGTAGTTTTGGAAGTGCCTTGTTATTGCTGCAACTGAGATCGCTAGTGAGACCATCGACGATATAAAACTCAGATCTTGCCACCAACCAGGAAGATGGCCCTCCGGTAGCATGCTGAGTACAGCGTTTCCCATACGAATCTGGGGTCTCTGTATTCATAATGATAGATTGACGGTTTAAAGTCATCTGCTTGTTGCTTTTAAAGCGACTGCTAGAAGCATCGACAACGCCTAAGTTGGAGGAACTAGGCAAAACCGAAACTTAAACCAAGCCTAGTAAGGTGATTCATGCTAGGTGTTGTCTGCTGAGACAGGAGTTCCGATTCTCCCTGCTTTTACCAGTTCGCTAACGATGCTGTGCAACGCAATACGCTTTTGGATACTGCTGTCCCTGTTAATGTTATGTGTTTTTGGCGCTGGTGTTGCTACACATTTGACGTACTTGGCAAGAGTTATTCCTGATAAGTTCCATGATTATGGTCCATGGTTGAAAGCTGGAGCGTTCTTTCCAGATACTCTTTACTCCTGCAAACCGAGCGAGAATCTGGCTGACTTTGCTGAAAGGGCTCATTGGCCTCAGTTTCTGATTTCTGCCCTTGAATTATGGCAGGACAGATACGGTAGTAACTCGAGCAAACGAGATAGTCGAGATTCCCTGAgatttcaagcttttctgATTGGAATCTTTTCTCACCAGATAGTGGATTCGTCATGGCACTCGCTGGTCGATGGCTATAGATCTCACGGTCTTTTACGGGTTCTGGCGGAGACGGAATTTGGTGGCGACGTTGATGAGGCCCACAATTACTTAGACGTGATGGGCGACTTCATTGTTATGTCGAATGTGTTCAAAGGCATCGCCGACCCGGGTTGGCAATACTATACAGATACTAATTGGTCTCTGCCTAGAGAAAAGGACGTTATGGAACTCTTACATCGAAACGGAGTAAACCACGATGAGATAAGTTACAAGGAGCTTAATGTTTGCTTGATGAGAGGGCTGTCAGCTTCTCTGAGCGAGGTTTATGTGACTCTGAACCGACGAGTTGAAATATTGAACGTAGCATATGGCATCTCGCCTGCTTCTAGGGAGCTTATTCAGGATTGTTGGCTAGGCGGTGAGTTTGATCTCATTGCACTGCTACATGCGTGCTTACCGGTTTTCCAGAATCTCTTTGAACCGCATACTGAGTTAGAGCTACAGGCACGTCGGCTTCAACTCTGTGGTAACCTTCCTGAGGTTTCGCGCCCTTTATCAGGGCCCGATACCAATTTAGACTTTCGTTATGACGGTGAAGTTGTCATTGTCAGCTCAAGAGTCCCTCAGTCGAATTTTGGAACTAGTATTGCAGTGGGTCGATTCGAAGAGGACAAGAAGTTGTATGCAGCAGTTAGTGCTCCGCTTGAACAAAGTAAGGGATCAATATATCTCATAGCTCTGGAAGATCCTGCTAAGGCAAACACAGCAGTCATGAAGCCCTTCACGTCGATGAGGGGACTTGCGGTGCACACTTATAGATTCAACGATAAGGACTTTTTGATTGTATCTGAACCTGGATCTAATTGCATATATTTTTATCGAGCTCGCAGGAGGATTTTGACCATTTACGATAGAACAGCCGATGCATTCCAACTTCAGTTATCTTGCGTGACTAACATCAATGGCGATTCTGTGCCGGACCTGATTTTATCAGGGTCATCGTATGGCAGAAACGAGACAGGCTGCGCTATGTTGGTGCCTGGCTCCTCCTTGATCAGTTATCTAAATTCTGATCACCCAACGGAGGTTGAGATTTCGGCTCTCACAGCAGTTAGGTTGAATGGCGAGCCTTTTAAGAAGCCTTACCAGCACTTTGGAGCTGCCCTCACTTCTTCGTATTCACATAGTCCGAGTGGCTTCCTTTATGTGACATGCCAGGGCTTAGGAATGGTATTAGTTTATTCCCTTAGTGGCTTACACTCAAATTCCCTTCCAAGGTACGTGATAATGGCAAAGGAAATCACCCTGTTCAAAAAATATAACTACGATAATGCCGAGATTCTCCCATCTAGCCGTCATGGGATGTTCGGCAAGATAATGCTCTCATGGAATTACGTCGGTGAGAGCTTCGTTGCAATCTCGCAACATTTATTCAACAGTGTGTTCATTTATCATGAAATCGATGGTAAAGTGGAATTCTTTCTGAAATTGGTGCTGCATCACGATTCCTCCACTTCTTCCTGTACCATAGGATTTGGAACTGCCATACAATATGATGACCAACTCAAATCGTTGTACGTATCCTCTCCTGGCAGCTTCGATGGGAAAGGGGCCATATGGAGAGTGGGTATGCAGGAAATTATCAACGCTGTAAAGATCTGGAGGCAAGATATATTTTACGTGAAAGCCGTTAGTCACTTGTATTTCGCCAATCCTCAAATTGATTCAAAGGGTGTTTCGAATTTTGGCAAGGCAATGCAAATTGTACCTGATAGAAGGATTATTATAGGCGTCCCACAATTGAACTATGGTAATCTACAGGCCGAGCAATTGACGGGTGCAATTATCATCAAGTAAAAAAATCATATCTCATATCTATTTCTACGTTATTTACATGATATTACAATGGATGCGAAAAGGCAGTTGACTTTCAACGAAGAAGCATAGCCAGTCAGCTGCCCTATTCCTTCTCCAATATTCTTTGCCTTTTCCTCTCTATCCTCTGCTGCAATTTCTCCTGcctttccttctttctttgttcCTTAAGTGATTGTTTAGAGCTTGGTTCCATAGTAACGTTTTTGGGCGTCAATTTTATTAGGATTTTAGTCTCCACACCACCCTCGATTGTGGGCTGATTCGAAAATTCGTCTGCTATCTCCATTAGTCGCTGCAGAACATAATTTCTCTGGTTCAGTTCCTTCGCACTTAGCTCCTTTTGAGCGTTTTTCCTCAATGGAATATCAAAATCTGTCGTCCAGTTCTTTGAGTTGATATGGTTTTTATCATCAATGTACAAGTAGACCTTGTAtcccttcttcaactggGTTGTAATTTCATGAGCCTTCTGCTTGTTCAAATCATCATTCTTGATTTGCCAGGAGATTCTGATCTGCTTTACATTAT
The nucleotide sequence above comes from Torulaspora globosa chromosome 6, complete sequence. Encoded proteins:
- the HFL1 gene encoding Hfl1p (ancestral locus Anc_1.220), giving the protein MGNAVLSMLPEGHLPGWWQDLSFISSMVSLAISVAAITRHFQNYRKPSEQRLAIRVQLLVPIFSITCLAATLSPDISRLYLDPIREVYEAFVIYTFFSLLTLILGGEHRIITEICLEHIPSTHAIPLVGRFIRKIDLSDPADFLMVKRGILQYVWFKPVYCLLSLVCIIWSFPLLETILLVLYNISVTWSLYNLAIFWKCLYNDLKKFNPWSKFLCVKLIIFASYWQGIIIRILAHYGKLRSTKGFDTGYVYQNGLLCVEMIGFAILHWIAFPWTEYSSERLPQCARLKYWIAVRDCFGGGDLIWDFKYTLMGPSYYNYRNFEPFASSSQMARANSLSRMRRLNQGFRFEDQGQGSHWVDYGSILQTPDVKSASDEAADELSEWDDDIARERFISTDPNYPVVSDIGSIHRNSTDINQLRRDVNNRSSMT
- a CDS encoding uncharacterized protein (ancestral locus Anc_1.219), which codes for MNTSEVIRAEEIDYESLPANASLASQLMAGAFAGIMEHSVMFPIDALKTRIQSASSGAATSGLLSQISKISTAEGSLALWKGVQSVILGAGPAHAIYFATYEFSKSRLIDPEDYQTHQPFKTAVSGTFATIAADALMNPFDTIKQRMQLDTSSTMMNVARQIYQREGFSAFYYSYPTTIAMNIPFAAFNFVIYESSAKFFNPTNDYNPLIHCLCGGISGATCAAITTPLDCIKTVLQVRGSETVSLEVFKAADSFTKATKAIFKIRGWRGFWRGLKPRIIANMPATAISWTAYECAKHFFNPSN
- the DPI8 gene encoding Dpi8p (ancestral locus Anc_1.218); translated protein: MIAQATKVAAARASVAASSRIIPSAIVAPVFKNSPGNSFSTFKEYRENAKTYGPLSASLAARRHLVHGSKR
- a CDS encoding uncharacterized protein (ancestral locus Anc_1.221) produces the protein MLCNAIRFWILLSLLMLCVFGAGVATHLTYLARVIPDKFHDYGPWLKAGAFFPDTLYSCKPSENLADFAERAHWPQFLISALELWQDRYGSNSSKRDSRDSLRFQAFLIGIFSHQIVDSSWHSLVDGYRSHGLLRVLAETEFGGDVDEAHNYLDVMGDFIVMSNVFKGIADPGWQYYTDTNWSLPREKDVMELLHRNGVNHDEISYKELNVCLMRGLSASLSEVYVTLNRRVEILNVAYGISPASRELIQDCWLGGEFDLIALLHACLPVFQNLFEPHTELELQARRLQLCGNLPEVSRPLSGPDTNLDFRYDGEVVIVSSRVPQSNFGTSIAVGRFEEDKKLYAAVSAPLEQSKGSIYLIALEDPAKANTAVMKPFTSMRGLAVHTYRFNDKDFLIVSEPGSNCIYFYRARRRILTIYDRTADAFQLQLSCVTNINGDSVPDLILSGSSYGRNETGCAMLVPGSSLISYLNSDHPTEVEISALTAVRLNGEPFKKPYQHFGAALTSSYSHSPSGFLYVTCQGLGMVLVYSLSGLHSNSLPRYVIMAKEITLFKKYNYDNAEILPSSRHGMFGKIMLSWNYVGESFVAISQHLFNSVFIYHEIDGKVEFFLKLVLHHDSSTSSCTIGFGTAIQYDDQLKSLYVSSPGSFDGKGAIWRVGMQEIINAVKIWRQDIFYVKAVSHLYFANPQIDSKGVSNFGKAMQIVPDRRIIIGVPQLNYGNLQAEQLTGAIIIK
- a CDS encoding phosphatase PAP2 family protein (ancestral locus Anc_1.217); the encoded protein is MTVEESLRPRGLSNPRDFQDANFLKHPGNHPVERYQTGMSRVRYAMRSYLTRFTDNQSSKLYEWQANHRTTYRDIFFAYTSLLASHTFYVLCLPIPAFIGQVDLVRDMVYVLGYSIYLSGFLKDYWCLPRPRSPPLHRITLSAYTALEYGAPSSHSANATGVTFLLLWNTWRSATLGWFGKSFCSILALCYYLTLVAGRIYCGMHGLLDIISGAAIGVVCFAARIAIKNLLKDFKLGDHLWFPFFSISWGLLLLFKHVRPIEECPCFQDSVAFIGVVSGFECSEWLLEVLKITSDGGMGIQKGFQYFIYRLVVGVACVALWKYCVSQTLVYCTLLEVLRLPDDRPEKTAAHAAANEEDECPLYIGEPKIDIIGRFFIYAGIPFVVLVICPPLFSFLNITSS